Proteins from a single region of Coregonus clupeaformis isolate EN_2021a chromosome 35, ASM2061545v1, whole genome shotgun sequence:
- the nr5a5 gene encoding nuclear receptor subfamily 5, group A, member 5: MNVPQGHYHADQGQDLRQAQPLDLLSSEGSSTSQELKTEPETRPDQAEGCPVCGDKVSGYHYGLLTCESCKGFFKRSVQNNKRYTCAERQSCPMNLSQRKRCPYCRFQKCLAVGMKREAVRADRMRGGRNKFGPLYRRDRQMKQQRGVYHHQQQHNTTPYRIKLESAQTHQPSVSNDIHLMSSHTSAPLPSGNFHQSQAYPSNMGHSELPPMLLDCTMNRDRGALAPPPSLAYPGLYHRSFHVGGSGYPQEKSEMMPYSYGPAPPTPPIPNGLLTPLTTPTTTPSSTPSSTPTPTSILTAPTPSFLAQLLEGEPDESQLCAKVLASLQREKASRGKHDRLNTFSIMCKMADQTLFGLVEWARNSALFKELKVEDQMVLLQSCWSELLVLDHLCRQVAYSREGCIYLVTGQQIEVSNILTQAGVTLTSLVSRTQDLGVKLKALHLDTQEFVCLKYLVLFNPDVKSVQDRRQVERTQERVNRTLMDHTLYTHPGHSDKFGQLLLRLPEIRSISLQVEEYLYQRHLLGDLPCNSLLTEMLHAKHS, translated from the exons ATGAACGTACCCCAGGGCCACTACCATGCGGACCAAGGCCAGGACCTACGCCAGGCCCAGCCTCTGGATCTGTTGTCTTCGGAGGGATCGTCAACAT CTCAGGAGCTGAAGACAGAGCCAGAGACCAGGCCAGATCAGGCTGAGGGCTGTCCAGTCTGTGGAGACAAAGTGTCTGGCTACCACTATGGACTGCTCACCTGCGAGAGCTGCAAG GGTTTCTTCAAGCGTTCGGTGCAGAACAACAAGCGTTACACCTgtgcagagagacagagctgTCCCATGAACCTCTCCCAGAGGAAACGCTGCCCCTACTGCCGCTTTCAGAAGTGCCTGGCCGTGGGCATGAAGAGAGAGG CGGTAAGGGCAGACCGAATGAGAGGTGGCCGGAACAAGTTTGGCCCTCTGTATCGACGAGACAGGCAGATGAAACAGCAGAGAGGGGTCtaccaccaccagcagcagcacaacaccaccccctacaggATCAAACTGGAAAGTGCACAAACACACCAGCCTTCCGTTTCAAACGACATTCACCTGATGTCCAGTCACACATCGGCACCCTTGCCCTCTGGCAATTTCCACCAATCACAGGCCTACCCCTCCAATATGGGCCATTCGGAGCTCCCCCCCATGCTTCTGGACTGCACCATGAACCGGGACAGGGGGGCTCTAGCTCCTCCCCCATCCCTGGCTTACCCTGGACTGTACCACCGTTCCTTCCATGTAGGGGGATCAGGATACCCCCAGGAGAAAAGTGAGATGATGCCTTACAGCTACGGCCCGGCACCTCCAACCCCGCCAATACCTAACGGGTTACTCACCCCACTCACCACGCCCACAACCACCCCGAGCTCCACTCCAAGCTCCACCCCGACCCCAACCTCCATATTGACTGCTCCCACACCTAGCTTCCTGGCCCAGCTTCTGGAGGGTGAGCCGGATGAGAGCCAGCTGTGTGCCAAGGTGCTGGCCAGCCTGCAGAGAGAGAAGGCAAGCCGCGGGAAACACGACCGCCTCAACACCTTCAGTATCATGTGTAAAATGGCTGACCAGACTCTGTTCGGGCTCGTGGAATGGGCCAGGAACAGTGCTCTCTTCAAGGAGCTCaag GTGGAGGACCAGATGGTGCTGCTGCAGAGCTGTTGGAGTGAGCTGCTGGTGCTGGATCACCTGTGTCGACAGGTGGCCTACAGCAGAGAAGGCTGCATCTATCTGGTCACAGGACAACAG ATTGAGGTGTCGAACATCCTGACCCAGGCAGGGGTCACTCTGACCAGTCTGGTGTCAAGGACTCAGGACCTGGGGGTCAAACTCAAGGCCCTCCACCTGGACACACAGGAGTTTGTGTGTCTCAAATACCTGGTCCTCTTCAACCCTG ACGTGAAGTCGGTGCAGGACCGCCGGCAGGTGGAGCGGACCCAGGAAAGGGTGAACCGCACCCTGATGGACCACACCCTCTACACCCACCCGGGTCACTCCGACAAGTTTGGCCAACTGCTGCTACGGCTTCCTGAGATTCGCAGCATCAGCCTGCAGGTGGAGGAGTATCTGTACCAGCGCCACCTACTGGGCGATCTGCCCTGCAACTCATTGCTCACAGAGATGCTGCACGCTAAACACAGCTGA